In Besnoitia besnoiti strain Bb-Ger1 chromosome IX, whole genome shotgun sequence, a single genomic region encodes these proteins:
- a CDS encoding hypothetical protein (encoded by transcript BESB_014230): MEADYSAYGGSAARQPSTISRASLCNRGEQTAPPGTCPISFAFLDKAAEVFSWGLEAVMSCWEPALFSPYEKAVGGVDGPKSTGVVDEHEIKVNMEDVERKTAVGPGSHRATHGQRPPNDCSLDMTNRGSALYVSTCARGYARTQVDQALHHGIYVVGNECDDDTPRSQMQCHDAKYSRQDRYEDHYDSSPSSSVVEEDLSTHVPPSPLYGEYGLDGDSGDEMASSQMQCHDAKYSRQDRYEDHYDSSPSSSVVEEDLSTHVPPSPRHRGPVVDNGSDDERGSPRVVCVVEGETSSSYSRQLLEEGFVQVDECSVLLPPLPRRGYLPSIPEECEVCLPFPASARTGSCSDDQNLYQKDQGGVDGVVAVDGVSEDEGGAPPAGLATPQHASLSSARLRCSHVDASPVSSSAVGSAPSQTDQGWIDGERVLYEVSNDDDEGCSPRKVARPGEAGHHGVPQERGMNACGGDLQSCTALPLDAGHSAPGDCRPSGAAREAASHSFATSQAQQQAKSDGLGTGTEDAEDVVSCEEHRVVPATLAPGKTLVFSISRQYPDGDGPATRTSSIDVLLLPPDRAGEPLALPDENVASRASRLSTGNQFCTADETQSTDIDSDDGAYPDQEEHVRNATSKAAQQEVATSRPSGKLNPTLPLDRLEEDAEVAEEFSGIFPGFPRERVFRGLPKHGEDAAPDPSSVPGNQSYGQNQQSTHGYETSSDKDHSTRQNHSDDKPNAGRRDDSSPWIRVIFIQVSLFRTVYEFGTLSYSTRQENFLFIQISDAA; encoded by the coding sequence ATGGAAGCAGATTACTCCGCCTACGGAGGGTCTGCCGCACGGCAGCCCTCTACTATCTCTAGGGCGTCCTTGTGCAACCGGGGTGAACAGACCGCTCCCCCCGGCACATGCCCTATTTCTTTTGCGTTTCTGGACAAGGCCGCAGAGGTTTTCTCATGGGGCCTGGAAGCTGTCATGAGCTGCTGGGAACCCGCACTCTTCTCACCATACGAGAAGGCTGTAGGCGGCGTCGATGGTCCCAAGTCAACCGGTGTCGTCGACGAACACGAGATCAAGGTTAACATGGAGGACGTCGAACGCAAGACGGCTGTAGGTCCTGGCTCTCACCGTGCCACACACGGCCAGCGACCTCCAAACGATTGCTCACTAGACATGACAAACCGTGGCTCAGCTCTCTATGTTTCCACATGCGCGCGTGGCTACGCAAGGACTCAGGTGGACCAGGCGTTGCATCATGGCATATACGTCGTCGGCAATGAATGCGATGACGATACGCCCAGATCGCAGATGCAATGTCACGATGCCAAATACTCGCGCCAGGATCGCTACGAGGACCATTACGACAGCAGCCCGTCTTCCTCAGTCGTCGAGGAAGACCTGTCGACGCATGTGCCCCCATCGCCGCTCTACGGCGAATACGGCCTCGACGGTGACAGCGGTGACGAAATGGCGAGTTCGCAGATGCAATGTCACGATGCCAAATACTCACGCCAGGATCGCTACGAGGACCATTACGACAGCAGCCCGTCTTCCTCAGTCGTCGAGGAAGATCTGTCGACGCATGTGCCCCCTTCCCCGCGTCATCGCGGACCCGTTGTCGACaacggcagcgacgacgaaagGGGGAGTCCACGGGTTGTCTGCGTCGTTGAGGGCGAGACATCCTCTTCGTATTCACGCCAACTCCTGGAAGAGGGCTTCGTACAGGTGGACGAGTGCTCGGTGTTGCTTCCACCCTTGCCACGACGCGGTTATCTCCCTTCAATTCCGGAGGAGTGCGAGGTCTGCCTTCCTTTTCCGGCATCAGCCAGGACCGGTAGCTGCTCGGATGACCAGAATCTCTATCAGAAAGATCAAGGCGGAGTCGACGGCGTTGTGGCGGTCGATGGTGTCAGCGAGGATGAAGGAGGCGCTCCACCTGCAGGACTAGCGACGCCACAACATGCATCGCTGAGTTCCGCCCGCCTGCGATGCAGTCACGTAGATGCTTCGCCGGTATCATCCTCTGCAGTTGGCTCTGCACCATCACAAACTGACCAGGGCTGGATCGATGGCGAACGAGTATTGTATGAAGTTAGcaacgacgacgacgaaggatGCAGTCCGCGGAAGGTGGCCCGtccaggcgaggcggggcATCACGGAGTTCCTCAAGAACGTGGAATGAACGCATGTGGTGGCGATCTGCAGAGTTGCACGGCACTGCCTCTCGATGCCGGTCACTCAGCTCCCGGGGACTGCCGACCCTCCGGGGCAGCGCGTGAGGCAGCAAGCCATAGTTTCGCTACCTCTCAAGCGCAGCAacaggcgaagagcgacggcCTGGGGACTGGCActgaagacgcggaggacgtcgTCAGTTGCGAAGAGCACCGAGTTGTGCCGGCGACTTTAGCTCCAGGAAAAACCTTGGTGTTTTCGATTTCTCGCCAGTACCCGGATGGAGATGGACCGGCGACTAGGACCTCGAGCATCGACGTTCTGCTCCTCCCACCCGATAGAGCTGGCGAACCTCTGGCACTTCCAGACGAGAACGTCGCGAGTCGCGCTTCTCGGCTGTCCACCGGAAACCAGTTCTGCACGGCAGACGAGACTCAATCGACGGATATCGActccgacgacggcgcctaTCCCGACCAAGAGGAGCACGTCCGCAATGCGACCAGCAAAGCGGCTCAACAGGAGGTAGCAACTTCCCGTCCGAGTGGAAAACTCAATCCGACTCTTCCACTCGACAGGttggaggaagacgccgaagtTGCGGAGGAATTCTCAGGCATTTTCCCGGGCTTCCCTCGTGAGAGAGTGTTCCGGGGACTACCAAAGCatggcgaggacgcagcacCGGATCCTTCCTCTGTGCCTGGAAACCAGTCCTACGGACAGAATCAGCAGTCGACACACGGTTATGAAACCAGCTCGGACAAAGATCATTCCACTCGTCAGAACCACAGTGATGACAAGCCCAAcgccgggcgacgcgacgACTCGTCTCCTTGGATTCGAGTGATTTTCATCCAAGTTTCTCTGTTTCGTACTGTTTATGAATTTGGGACCCTCTCTTACTCGACTCGACAAGAGAACTTTCTTTTCATACAGATATCGGACGCGGCCTGA
- a CDS encoding hypothetical protein (encoded by transcript BESB_014240): MEADYSAYGGSAARQPSTISRASLCNRGEQTAPPGTCPVSFAFLDKAAEVFSWGLEAVMSCWEPALFSPYEKAVGGVDGPKSTGVVDEHEIKVNMEDVERKTAVGPGSHRATHGQRPPNDCSLDMTNRGSALYVSTCARGYARTQVDQALHHGIYVVGNECDDDTPRSQMQCRDAKYSRQDRYEDHYDSSPSSSVVEEDLSTHVPPSPLYGEYGLDGDSGDEMASSQMQCRDAKYSRQDRHEDHYDSRPSSSVVEEDLSTHVPPSPRHRGPVVDNDSDDERGSPRVVCVVEGETSFSYSRQLLEEGFVQVDECSVLLPPLPRRGYLPSIPEECEVCLPFPASARTGSCSDDQNLYQKDQGGVDGVVAVDGVSEDEGGAPPAGLATLQHASLSSARLRCSHVDASPVSSSAVGSSPSQTDQGWIDGERVLYEVSNDDNEGCSPRKVARPGEAGHHGVPQERGMNACGGDLQSCTALPLDAGHSAPGDCRPSGAAREAASHSFATSQAQQQAKSDGLGTGTEDAEDVVSCEEHRVVPATLAPGKTLVFSISRQYPDGDGPATRTSSIDVLLLPPDRAGEPLALPDENVASRASRLSTGNQFCTADETQSTDIDSDDGAYPDQEEHVRNATSKAAQQEVATSRPSGKPDPTLPLDRLEEDAEVAEEFSGIFPGFPRERVFRGLPKHGEDAAPDPSSVPENQFYGQNQQSTHGYETSSDKDHSTRQNHSDDKPNAGRRDDSSPWIRVIFIQVSLFRTVYEFGTLSYSTRQENFLFIQISDAA, from the coding sequence ATGGAAGCAGATTACTCCGCCTACGGAGGGTCTGCCGCACGGCAGCCCTCTACTATCTCTAGGGCGTCCTTGTGCAACCGGGGTGAACAGACCGCTCCCCCCGGCACATGCCCTGTTTCCTTTGCGTTTCTGGACAAGGCCGCAGAGGTTTTCTCATGGGGCCTGGAAGCTGTCATGAGCTGCTGGGAACCCGCACTCTTCTCACCATACGAGAAGGCTGTAGGCGGCGTCGATGGTCCCAAGTCAACCGGTGTCGTCGACGAACACGAGATCAAGGTTAACATGGAGGACGTCGAACGCAAGACGGCTGTAGGTCCTGGCTCTCACCGTGCCACACACGGCCAGCGACCTCCAAACGATTGCTCACTAGACATGACAAACCGTGGCTCAGCTCTCTATGTTTCCACATGCGCGCGTGGCTACGCAAGGACTCAGGTGGACCAGGCGTTGCATCATGGCATATACGTCGTCGGCAATGAATGCGATGACGATACGCCCAGATCGCAGATGCAATGTCGCGATGCCAAATACTCGCGCCAGGATCGCTACGAGGACCATTACGACAGCAGCCCGTCTTCCTCAGTCGTCGAGGAAGACCTGTCGACGCATGTGCCCCCATCGCCGCTCTACGGCGAATACGGCCTCGACGGTGACAGCGGTGACGAAATGGCGAGTTCGCAGATGCAATGTCGCGATGCCAAATACTCGCGCCAGGATCGCCACGAGGACCATTACGACAGCCGCCCGTCTTCCTCAGTCGTCGAGGAAGATCTGTCGACGCATGTGCCCCCTTCCCCGCGTCATCGCGGACCCGTTGTCGACaacgacagcgacgacgaaagGGGGAGTCCACGGGTTGTCTGCGTCGTTGAGGGCGAGACATCCTTTTCGTATTCACGCCAACTCCTGGAAGAGGGCTTCGTACAGGTGGACGAGTGCTCGGTGTTGCTTCCACCCTTGCCACGACGCGGTTATCTCCCTTCAATTCCGGAGGAGTGCGAGGTCTGCCTTCCTTTTCCGGCATCAGCCAGGACCGGTAGCTGCTCGGATGACCAGAATCTCTATCAGAAAGATCAAGGCGGAGTCGACGGCGTTGTGGCGGTCGATGGTGTCAGCGAGGATGAAGGAGGCGCTCCACCTGCAGGACTAGCGACGCTACAACATGCATCGCTGAGTTCCGCCCGCCTGCGATGCAGTCACGTAGATGCTTCGCCAGTATCATCCTCTGCAGTTGGCTCTTCACCATCACAAACTGACCAGGGCTGGATCGATGGCGAACGAGTATTGTATGAGGTTAGCAACGACGACAACGAAGGATGCAGTCCGCGGAAGGTGGCCCGtccaggcgaggcggggcATCACGGAGTTCCTCAAGAACGTGGAATGAACGCATGTGGTGGCGATCTGCAGAGTTGCACGGCACTGCCTCTCGATGCCGGTCACTCAGCTCCCGGGGACTGCCGACCCTCCGGGGCAGCGCGTGAGGCAGCAAGCCATAGTTTCGCTACCTCTCAAGCGCAGCAacaggcgaagagcgacggcCTGGGGACTGGCActgaagacgcggaggacgtcgTCAGTTGCGAAGAGCACCGAGTTGTGCCGGCGACTTTAGCTCCAGGAAAAACCTTGGTGTTTTCGATTTCTCGCCAGTACCCGGATGGAGATGGACCGGCGACTAGGACCTCGAGCATCGACGTTCTGCTCCTCCCACCCGATAGAGCTGGCGAACCTCTGGCACTTCCAGACGAGAACGTCGCGAGTCGCGCTTCTCGGCTGTCCACCGGAAACCAGTTCTGCACGGCAGACGAGACTCAATCGACGGATATCGActccgacgacggcgcctaTCCCGACCAAGAGGAGCACGTCCGCAATGCGACCAGCAAAGCGGCTCAACAGGAGGTAGCAACTTCCCGTCCGAGTGGAAAACCCGATCCGACTCTTCCACTCGACAGGttggaggaagacgccgaagtTGCGGAGGAATTCTCAGGCATTTTCCCGGGCTTCCCTCGTGAGAGAGTGTTCCGGGGACTACCAAAGCatggcgaggacgcagcacCGGATCCTTCCTCTGTGCCTGAAAACCAGTTCTACGGACAGAATCAGCAGTCGACACACGGTTATGAAACCAGCTCGGACAAAGATCATTCCACTCGTCAGAACCACAGTGATGACAAGCCCAAcgccgggcgacgcgacgACTCGTCTCCTTGGATTCGAGTGATTTTCATCCAAGTTTCTCTGTTTCGTACTGTTTATGAATTTGGGACCCTCTCTTACTCGACTCGACAAGAGAACTTTCTTTTCATACAGATATCGGACGCGGCCTGA
- a CDS encoding putative methylase (encoded by transcript BESB_014250), protein MSASPAEEGHRAGTPGDEADKGERADGRLVTGGRSEDMETSRENVSQLAASMIVDVLPEANFYDTDIVASFTLTAQEVQVAHALVEANDQLLPAFTLEKLERDAVRNWDVFYKHNQGNFFKDRQWIKKEFPEFASYAAGQGIQNGHAGGETDAPLLVDVGCGVGNALVPILESFPHLHAVAFDCSKRAVKLLQDRWRERVASLPRLGTRSGHDCAASSSSSSRASSSSEPALPYTCILGPESRVSSLSRVASNPLLDESWLESSALPDGRFSNGGGDERTSNSGAADNATRSKKMSENDGTANSEQGGYIKTEQDVGDGEAESEEDWQRRKEGELKRLRAIIPFDITQSDVPSSLAPPACADYVLLLFVLSALHPRHHAAVATRVASLLKPGGILFFRDYGRYDLAQLRFAKRGKAKIADNAYARHDGTLACYFLTDELRDLFCRHAGLVEVENRYCLREFTNRKTEVKMRRIWIQAKFQRPVDL, encoded by the exons ATGTCGGCCTCCCCCGCTGAGGAAGGCCACCGGGCTGGTACGCCGGGAGATGAAGCTGACAAAGGAGAGCGAGCCGATGGCCGACTTGTAACTGGCGGCCGGAGCGAAGACATGGAGACGTCTAGAGAGAATGTATCTCAGCTTGCAGCCAGCATGATCGTCGATGTGCTTCCGGAAGCAAACTTCTACGATACTGATATAG TCGCATCTTTCACATTAACGGCTCAGGAAGTGCAAGTGGCACACGCGCTTGTCGAGGCGAACGACCAGCTTCTTCCAGCTTTCACTCTCG AGAAGTTGGAACGCGACGCTGTGAGGAACTGGGACGTCTTCTACAAG CACAACCAAGGCAACTTTTTCAAGGACCGGCAGTGGATAAAAAAGGAATTTCCGGAGTTTGCATCCTATGCCGCCGGGCAAGGGATCCAGAACGGACATGCGGGAGGTGAAACAGATGCGCCCCTGCTGGTTGACGTTGGTTGCGGCGTTGGCAATGCACTTGTGCCCATTCTCGAGA GTTTTCCCCACCTACACGCTGTTGCGTTTGACTGCTCGAAACGCGCCGTAAAGCTTTTGCAG GACCGCTGGAGGGAACGTGTGGCTTCTCTTCCCCGCCTGGGGACGCGTAGTGGCCACGACTGTGCTGCGAGTTCGTCGTCAAGCTCGcgtgcttcctcttcgtctgagCCTGCACTGCCCTACACTTGTATACTGGGTCCTGAGTCGCGTgtttcctctctgtcgcgtgTAGCCAGTAACCCTCTGTTGGATGAGTCCTGGTTGGAATCGTCTGCGCTCCCCGATGGTCGCTTTTCTAATGGGGGAGGAGATGAACGGACCAGTAACTCGGGAGCCGCTGATAATGCGACAAGGTCAAAAAAAATGTCAGAAAACGATGGGACAGCAAACTCCGAACAAGGGGGATATATCAAAACTGAACAAGACGTCGGCGatggagaagcagaaagcgaagaggacTGGCAAAGGAGAAAGGAGGGCGAACTCAAACGGTTGCGGGCAATCATCCCTTTCGACATCACTCAG AGTGATGTGCCATCGTCTCTGGCCCCTCCCGCGTGCGCCGATTACGTTCTTCTGCTCTTTGTCCTATCAGCCCTTCATCCACGGCACCACGCGGCAGTAGCCACTCGGGTTGCGTCTCTCTTGAAGCCGGGTGGAATTCTCTTCTTTAGAGACTACGGTCGCTACGATCTCGCTCAGTTACGGTTTGCCAAACGTGGCAAAGCCAAAATCGCAGACAATGCGTACGCAAGACACGACGGAACACTCGCCTGTTATTTCCTGACTG ATGAACTGCGGGATCTGTTCTGTCGTCACGCGGGCCTTGTGGAGGTCGAAAACAG GTATTGTCTCCGGGAGTTCACGAATAGGAAGACTGAAGTCAAGATGCGTCGGATATGGATTCAAGCGAAATTCCAACGCCCTGTTGACTTGTAG
- a CDS encoding proline dehydrogenase (encoded by transcript BESB_014260): MWLLKQSFYKVFCGGEDLNEVRGTMDKLRKRGVQSVLDYAVEASPDDVAAMSAETFEENLRLTWDAVKAVSDERDGLVAVKVTALGPTSTMERAGIVTAAVERLFAELCGVPVSAGHRRTLPDLLISKELTKETFVKGIQQLQTEKSMPVAPEGELNRIFNRLLEQPGGGDDKTKVSFYQWCHLLQPHMVGRADLSVFKELIPPLSDEDVKEVEATEERLFRLCEMTEKVETKPSLLVDAEHSPLQGFIRAVTINAQKKFNKNGKSLVYNTYQAYLKETKSQLTSDLEMARRFGVTFALKLVRGAYMSFERRTAEENGYPSPVHDCLEDTHNSYDACVRLLLSNIDRVALFMGSHNAESLQKATALLYEICEERNSGVGKDGKPGAGASTDLLTPASLPVSFGQLLGMGDHLTFTLSDSGFRVYKYVPYGPVDVTIPYLLRRAQENAGMMGGAGRELFFVAEEVKNRVKGWLGRKEQTSDSGQYATRR; encoded by the exons ATGTGGCTTCTGAAGCAGTCATTCTACAAAGttttctgcggaggcgaggaccTGAACGAAGTCCGGGGAACCATGGACAAACTCAGAAAGCGCG GTGTGCAGAGTGTTCTGGATTATGCTGTCGAAGCCTCTCCGGATGATGTAGCGGCGATGTCCGCAGAGACGTTCGAAGAGAATCTCCGCTTGACGTGGGACGCGGTGAAAGCCGTATCTgacgagcgcgacggcctTGTTGCTGTTAAGGTCACTGCTCTCGGACCCACCAGTACCATGGAGCGGGCTGGTATCGTGACTGCGGCGGTGGAGAGACTCTTTGCCGAACTGTGTG GCGTGCCAGTATCAGCTGGTCACCGGCGCACACTACCCGATTTGCTCATCTCCAAGGAGTTGACGAAAGAGACATTCGTGAAGGGCATCCAGCAGCTGCAAACTGAGAAAAGTATGCCAGTTGCTCCGGAGGGCGAGTTGAACCGCATCTTCAATCGTCTTCTGGAGCAACCTGGTGGTGGTGACGATAAAACGAAAGTTTCTTTCTATCAGTGGTGTCATCTTCTCCAACCACATATGGTGGGAAGAGCAGATCTGTCTGTCTTCAAGGAG CTGATACCGCCTTTGTCTGACGAGGATGTGAAGGAAGTCGAAGCGACCGAGGAAAGGTTGTTCCGGCTTTGTGAGATGACGGAGAAGGTTGAGACAAAGCCGTCTCTTCTTGTTGACGCTGAGCATTCGCCGCTCCAAGGATTTATTCGCGCTGTCACGATCAACGCTCAAAAAAAGTTCAACAAGAACGGCAAGAGTCTTGTGTACAACACTTACCAAGCCTACCTCAA AGAGACAAAAAGCCAACTGACATCGGATTTGGAGATGGCCCGTCGGTTCGGGGTGACTTTTGCGCTCAAGCTTGTCCGTGGAGCGTACATGTCGTTCGAGCGAAGAACAGCAGAGGAGAACGGCTATCCTAGTCCCGTACATGACTGTCTGGAAGACACCCACAACTCCTACGACGCGTGTGTCCGGCTTCTTCTCAGCAACATTGACAGGGTGGCTCTCTTTATGG GAAGTCACAATGCAGAATCTCTtcagaaggcgacggcgttgCTGTATGAGATATGTGAAGAGCGTAACAGTGGTGTGGGCAAGGACGGAAAACCCGGTGCGGGTGCGTCAACGGATCTGCTGACGCCGGCGAGCTTGCCTGTATCCTTTGGGCAGCTCCTTGGAATGGGAGACCATTTGACATTCACGTTGAGTGACTCTGGTTTCCGGGTGTACAAATATGTACCGTATGGTCCGGTAGATGTCACAATTCCTTACCTTCTTCGACGCGCGCAGGAAAATGCTGGGATGATGGGGGGAGCTGGTCGCGAATTGTTTTTCGTAGCAGAAGAAGTGAAGAATCGCGTGAAGGGCTGGTTGGGCCGGAAGGAACAAACCTCCGATAGTGGGCAATACGCAACTCGGCGCTAG